GAGTTTTCGTCATGCGATTGTTGGGACATCGTCCGCAAGGCCTTTCGATTGCGGTTACTAAAAGCAACATTTACAGCAAAAGCCCGCGTTTTAAAAGCGATCCCTTGCATGATGCGCGTTTCAGCCGCTGATATAGGATAAGACTTTGGCTAAAAACAGATGAAACCGGCAGCTTTATGCTGCCGGTTTCAAAAATGGTGATTCAAGATCAATTTGCAGCCGGTGTGTCGTCCGGTACGGGCTGTTCGGTCGTCGTGCCAGCAGGTGTCTGAGCATCCTGTCCCGGCTTGAACTGCTTTATGGCAGATTCAGGGTCCGCTGGCAGAAGCTCAATAAGCTGCTGACCGAAAGAGTCGAGCATTGGCTTGGACTTCGCATTGGTAACCCATGCAGGTTGTCCAGTTGGAACCAGCCAGTTGAAGAACAGCATCGCGACAACAACCAGCAGAACACCACGGGCAGCGCCGAACAGGAAGCCGAGCGTGCGATCAAGCGCACCGATACGGCTGTCGATGATGAAATCGGCAAATTTCATCGTAATCAGCGACACAACAATCAGCACGACGAGGAACACTGCACCTGCAGCTGCAATTTTCGCGATTGTCTCATTGTTGATGTATGGCTGGAGATAAGGCAGGACTGGCTGGTAAAACAGGTAAGCCGCTGCTGCTGCCGCAGCCCATGAAACCAGCGAAAGCACTTCGCGGGAGAAGCCGCGAACCATCGCAAGCACGGCCGAAACCAGCGTTATTCCGAGTAGAATTCCATCAAGTAGCGTAACCGGCATTCTGGGCTGTCCTTATTGATGCGCAGGATGTTTTTGCCTGCGGGGCAGTCATAGTTCTCATAGATTAACATCGGAAAGTTGACGAAACCTTCCGCAGCTAAATCTTGTTAAATTCAATGATCTGCAACCTGATGATTACAGATACTGGTCACTTTTTGGCCGGGCCCGATGCAGCAATGCGCACAACGAGGTCCGAGAGAGCAGTGGTTTCCACGAGGCTGAAATTGCGATCTTTCCAAAGGTCACTGGTTCCGCCGGGTGCTACCGCCTGTTGAAAGCCAAGCTTTTCAGCTTCTTTCAGCCTCTGTACCGCATGTGAAACCGCACGAACAGCTCCAGAAAGGCTGATTTCGCCGAAATAAACACTATCTGCGGGCAGGGCAATGCCTGCAATGGACGAAACGAGTGCTGCAGCAACCGCAATATCGGCCGCAGGCTCGCTGATGCGATAGCCGCCCGCCACATTGAGATAAACATCATGCTGGCCAAAGCGCACGCCGCAATGTGATTCGAGCACAGCCAGAATCATTGCCAAACGGCTTCCGTCCCAGCCTACAACAGCGCGGCGCGGTGTGCCAAGCGATGAAGGGGAGACGAGTGCCTGTATCTCGACCAGAACCGGGCGCGTGCCTTCCATGCCTGCAAAAACGGCTGCCCCCGGCGATTTCGCATTGCGCTCACCCAGGAACAGTTCGGACGGATTGGAGACTTCACGTAATCCGCCATCCGACATTTCAAACACACCGATCTCATCGGTCGGGCCGAAGCGGTTTTTGACGGTGCGAAGAATGCGGTATTGATGCCCGCCTTCGCCTTCAAAGTAGAGAACGCCATCGACCATATGTTCGACCACGCGCGGGCCGGCAATCTGGCCTTCCTTGGTGACGTGCCCAACAAGGACAACGGCTGCGCCCGTTTGCTTGGCATAACGGATCATCGCCTGCGCAGAGGAACGGACCTGTGTGACGGTTCCGGGTGCAGAATCTGCCATGTCGGTCCAGAGTGTCTGGATCGAATCGATAATGACGAGATCGGGACGCTTGCCATCGGACACGGTGGCGAGAATGTCTTCAACATTGGTTTCAGCGGCCAGCTCCACGGCAGACGATGCTACGCCCAGACGCTGCGCGCGCAGCCTTATCTGCGCGACGGCTTCTTCGCCCGATACATAGACAATGCGATGTCCATGATTGGCAAGCGCTGCCGCTGCCTGTGTCAGGAGTGTGGATTTACCAATACCCGGATCACCGCCGATCAGTATCGCTGACCCGCGAACGAAACCACCGCCAGTGACGCGATCCAACTCGCTAATGCCGGAAATGATGCGTGGCGCATCTTCGATTTCGCCCGATAGCGAGGTGAGGGCGACAGCGCGGCCTTTGCGCTTGGACAACATGGAACCGGGGCCAGACCCAATGCCGCTATTGGTGCCTTCTTCGACGAGTGTATTCCACTCGCCGCAAGAGTCGCATTTGCCTGCCCAGCGCGTATGCACCGCGCCGCAATTCTGACAGATGAACTGAACGCGTGCCTTAGCCATCAGGCACGCCCTTGAGGATCGGAAAAACTATTCATATTGCTCCGGGATACAAGCAATTCCAAGAAAAGTGCGTAGCGGTTTTCCGTTCGGAATTGCGACCAAAAGGAACATTCGGATTTATTCATACTGTTCCGGGATATAAGAACCCTCGGCCAAATCTGCAAATCGCGTAAATTCGGCCTGGAACGCAAGCTTCACAGTGCCAGTCGGTCCGTGACGCTGCTTGGCAACGATCACATCAGCCGTGCCCTTTACTTTTTCAAAGTGCTGCTTCCACTCTTCATATTTCGGATCAAACTCGTCACGCGGCTCCAGGTTCTTGACGTAATATTCCTCGCGGAACACGAAGAGTACCACGTCGGCATCCTGCTCGATCGAACCGGATTCACGAAGATCGGAGAGTTGTGGGCGCTTGTCATCACGGCTTTCCACCTGACGTGAGAGCTGTGACAGCGCGATGATCGGAACATTGA
This genomic stretch from Brucella pseudogrignonensis harbors:
- a CDS encoding CvpA family protein, with product MPVTLLDGILLGITLVSAVLAMVRGFSREVLSLVSWAAAAAAAYLFYQPVLPYLQPYINNETIAKIAAAGAVFLVVLIVVSLITMKFADFIIDSRIGALDRTLGFLFGAARGVLLVVVAMLFFNWLVPTGQPAWVTNAKSKPMLDSFGQQLIELLPADPESAIKQFKPGQDAQTPAGTTTEQPVPDDTPAAN
- the radA gene encoding DNA repair protein RadA, which codes for MAKARVQFICQNCGAVHTRWAGKCDSCGEWNTLVEEGTNSGIGSGPGSMLSKRKGRAVALTSLSGEIEDAPRIISGISELDRVTGGGFVRGSAILIGGDPGIGKSTLLTQAAAALANHGHRIVYVSGEEAVAQIRLRAQRLGVASSAVELAAETNVEDILATVSDGKRPDLVIIDSIQTLWTDMADSAPGTVTQVRSSAQAMIRYAKQTGAAVVLVGHVTKEGQIAGPRVVEHMVDGVLYFEGEGGHQYRILRTVKNRFGPTDEIGVFEMSDGGLREVSNPSELFLGERNAKSPGAAVFAGMEGTRPVLVEIQALVSPSSLGTPRRAVVGWDGSRLAMILAVLESHCGVRFGQHDVYLNVAGGYRISEPAADIAVAAALVSSIAGIALPADSVYFGEISLSGAVRAVSHAVQRLKEAEKLGFQQAVAPGGTSDLWKDRNFSLVETTALSDLVVRIAASGPAKK